The Hyphomicrobium sp. 99 genome contains the following window.
CCTTGAGGTTCTTCTTCAACGTGTGGAAGATTTCCGCGCCGACGCGGATGGCATCCGAGCAACTCTCTGCCGCGACGGGCATGATCATGAATTCTTGGATGTCGATCGGATTGTCGGCGTGCGCACCGCCGTTGATGATGTTCATCATCGGCACGGGAAGAATGTGCGCATTGACGCCACCGATATAACGATAGAGCGGGAGATCGTTTGATTTCGCAGCCGCCTTTGCGACAGCCAGAGAGACACCAAGAATGGCGTTCGCCCCGAGGCGGCTCTTGTTCTCCGTTCCGTCGAGCTGGAGCAATGCGGCGTCGATCCCGCGCTGCTCTTCCGCATCCATGCCGGAAAGCGCATCGAAAATCTCGCCGTTGACGGCATCGACCGCCTTCCACACGCCCTTGCCCTGATAACGCTCCTTATCGCCGTCCCGAAGCTCGATTGCTTCGTGAGCTCCCGTCGATGCTCCGGACGGAACAGCAGCGCGGCCCTCAGAACCGTCTTCGAGGAGCACATCCACTTCGACCGTCGGATTACCTCTGCTGTCGAGGATTTCACGGGCGATGATGTCAACAATGGCGGTCATGGGCGTTCCTGGTCTGTTGGTTCTTATGGTGGGACGGTCATCCGGGGGGAGTTTGGCGCCCGGTTATTAAACCCTATTGTCAGTGCCGCAAAGTCCCGGCGGGCGGGGTTGCGCCTACCCTATCGGTCAGATCATGCTCGAGACGAGTGGATTGGGTCAGTTTGTTCCTGCAATAGAGGAGAAACCCGCCCAAGATGCCTGGGTTGCGCTAAAAAGGCGCTGACCGGGCGCTCGTTCACGCGATGAGCCGAATCAACAGTGATTTTAGGAAAGAACGTTCACACCGTGCCGGAATCTTCTGCTCTAGTTCTCTTTTCGGGTGGCCAGGACTCGACTGTATGTCTGGCATGGGCGCTTGACCGCTATGACCGCGTCGAGACGGTCGGATTCAGGTATGGCCAGCGCCACGGTGTTGAACTCGAGCAGCGCGACGTCATTCGCTCGAAACTTCCGCGCCTCGGCCCCTATGGACATCGCTTGGGCGGCGATGCCCTCCTCGACTTGCCCGCGCTCCAAAGCATCAGCGATACGGCGTTGACGCGCGAGACCGAAATCACGTTCGCGGCGACCGGCTTGCCGACGACTTTCGTCCCAGGTCGCAATCTTCTCTTTCTCACCTACGCGGCAGCCCTCGGCTATCGGCGCGGTATCGGCACGCTCGTCGGCGGCATGTGCGAAACGGATTTTTCCGGCTATCCGGATTGCCGGAACGACACGATCCAGGCAATGGCCCAAGCCCTGTCATTGGGATTGGCATCGCCCGTCACCATCGAAACACCGCTGATGTTCATCGACAAAGCCGCGACGTGGGAACTCGCCTCGAAACTCGGCGGCGAAGAGCTTATTAAAATCATTCTGGAAGACACCCACACCTGCTATATGGGAGACAGAACCCATCGCCACGAGTGGGGCTACGGCTGCGGCAAGTGCCCCGCCTGCGATCTTCGCGCCAAAGGTTGGACGGAATGGCATACCCGAACCGGCGATATCGCTGAGGCTGAACATTAAACTTTGCCACCTTCGGCAGTGGCCCGAGGATGACCAGTTCCTAAAAAGGAAAGACCAGACACGTCGTCGTTGCGTGCGCGATCAGCCGGCCTTTGCTGTCCGTCAATCGCCCTTCCGCCGTCGCGCCGCGCCGGCCGCGCGCGAGCAGCGTACCTTCGGCTCGCACGGTTCCTGTGTCTTTCGTCATCGGCCGAAGCAGCGAAACCTTGAACTCCATCGTCGTGAAGCCCGTGCCCTTGGGCAACGTCGAAAGCACCGCGCAAGCCATGCAGGAATCGAGCAGCGTCGCAGTATAACCCGCGTGCACCGTTCGAATGGGGTTGTAGTGGTCTTCGCGCGGCTCGGAGATGAACACCGTCCGCCCCTGCTCTACCGCGGTCATCTGGAAGCCAAGCAGCTTGGCTATCGGCGGCGCAGGCAGATCTCCCCGCAACATTCCGTTGAGAAACTCCAGCCCGCTCATTGAGGTCAGCGTCT
Protein-coding sequences here:
- a CDS encoding PaaI family thioesterase, coding for MQPSSSATDNFGIVDLETLTSMSGLEFLNGMLRGDLPAPPIAKLLGFQMTAVEQGRTVFISEPREDHYNPIRTVHAGYTATLLDSCMACAVLSTLPKGTGFTTMEFKVSLLRPMTKDTGTVRAEGTLLARGRRGATAEGRLTDSKGRLIAHATTTCLVFPF
- the queC gene encoding 7-cyano-7-deazaguanine synthase QueC, with the protein product MPESSALVLFSGGQDSTVCLAWALDRYDRVETVGFRYGQRHGVELEQRDVIRSKLPRLGPYGHRLGGDALLDLPALQSISDTALTRETEITFAATGLPTTFVPGRNLLFLTYAAALGYRRGIGTLVGGMCETDFSGYPDCRNDTIQAMAQALSLGLASPVTIETPLMFIDKAATWELASKLGGEELIKIILEDTHTCYMGDRTHRHEWGYGCGKCPACDLRAKGWTEWHTRTGDIAEAEH